Proteins co-encoded in one Papaver somniferum cultivar HN1 chromosome 5, ASM357369v1, whole genome shotgun sequence genomic window:
- the LOC113277998 gene encoding uncharacterized protein LOC113277998, which yields MLVPILVCISSITYKLVSTKDVLLPYQAYVHYMPISLVLIMIYFWAINVGIMEYCGVKFPQIMGLSERYLRFSAIWMCTSLLAILMLSSLLVFVFVYEPVSPRRYIAYGVLVLSGLGCSIIEITKHTVVTSAWVDHNCGCNPIAANASTSMANAPMY from the exons ATGTTGGTGCCCATATTGGTTTGCATATCGAGTATTACTTACAAG CTCGTGAGCACGAAGGATGTGCTGTTGCCTTATCAAGCATACGTTCATTACATGCCGATTTCACTTGTG CTGATAATGATATACTTTTGGGCAATTAATGTCGGAATTATGGAGTATTGTGGAGTTAAATTCCCACAAATCATGGGATTAAGCGAGAGATACCTCCGGTTTTCCGCGATTTGGATG TGCACATCACTCTTGGCGATTCTGATGCTATCGAGCTTGCTGGTTTTTGTCTTTGTGTATGAACCGGTTTCGCCGCGACGATACATTGCCTATGGAGTACTG GTTCTTAGCGGTCTTGGATGTTCTATTATAGAAATTACCAAACATACGGTTGTTACATCCGCCTGGGTAGACCACAATTGTGGCTGCAACCCAATTGCTGCAAATGCTTCCACATCTATGGCGAATGCACCAATGTATTAA
- the LOC113283251 gene encoding putative ubiquitin-conjugating enzyme E2 38: MDTKTEKIEIKVSEDREEESQVKTSKFKQFDTIDDDDEEKTQKSIKEHHYFVNQYPMDSELKTRIRREWEILKQGLPDSIYVKVYKQRRFDLLKAIIVGPKGTPYHDGLFFFDIQFPCDYPNSPPKLHYCSFGYVLMDERILPLNKWWNTEESNVLQLLLAIHHNLVSYEPPVTLNVPKIYTLPVTNSAEEKLKHIASFHKTCIFAFNCKTMLLLLHKPPKYFEEFVAEHFCDRAETILVAGKAYERGWFEIDHHATTTIPAIARGTTTTTTRYATWIGYFDFMGEEYPSLVRAFIKNGSPIGSYALLCCLD; encoded by the exons ATGGACacgaaaactgagaaaattgagATTAAAGTATCAGAAGATCGGGAAGAGGAAAGTCAAGTGAAAACAAGTAAGTTTAAACAATTCGATacgattgatgatgatgatgaagagaaaacccaaaaatcaattaagGAGCACCACTATTTTGTTAATCAGTACCCAATGGATTCAGAACTTAAGACAAGAATACGGCGAGAATGGGAGATTTTGAAACAAGGATTACCTGATTCGATATATGTCAAGGTTTACAAACAAAGAAGATTTGATCTCTTGAAAGCTATTATTGTCGGACCAAAAGGTACCCCTTATCACGACGGTTTATTCTTTTTCGATATTCAATTTCCCTGTGATTACCCTAATTCACCTCCCAAACTTCATTATTGTTCTTTTGGTTATGTATTGATGGATGAGAGAATTCTACCTCTAAATAAATGGTGGAATACTGAAGAGTCCAATGTTTTGCAACTCTTACTAGCAATTCATCACAACTTAGTTTCTTATGAGCCGCCGGTTACACTGAATGTTCCAAAAATTTATACATTACCTGTTACTAACAGTGCGGAAGAAAAACTGAAGCATATAGCTTCGTTTCATAAAACATGCATTTTTGCGTTCAATTGTAAGACGATGCTGTTGCTTCTTCATAAACCACCAAAGTATTTTGAAGAATTTGTTGCTGAGCATTTTTGTGATAGAGCTGAAACTATTTTAGTTGCTGGTAAAGCTTATGAAAGGGGCTGGTTTGAAATTGACCATCATGCTACAACCACTATCCCTGCTATAGCCAGGggtacaaccaccaccaccactagataTGCTACTTGGATTGGTTATTTTGATTTCATGGGGGAAGAATATCCAAGTCTGGTAAGGGCGTTTATAAAGAATGGGTCAC CTATTGGATCATATGCCTTGTTATGTTGTTTGGACTAG